One window from the genome of Nicotiana tomentosiformis chromosome 5, ASM39032v3, whole genome shotgun sequence encodes:
- the LOC138892328 gene encoding uncharacterized protein, translated as MESRVRRFVEGLSSLVINEAATATLNSDMNYGKMVAFSQATKTRKLKNRMERESSNKDRSAGNFSSTTGGCGGGGRIAFKGRSSGSSKYFSQSSVSTPPSGPSEQQGNRFRPSQGNRGSYQQGRSGGRFQQQRRPPCPRCGKMHFGTCYMDQPICYGCGILTVQSHNVYAIIDPGSTFSYVTPYVAMEFGIEPEQLHESFSVSTLVGESIVVAWVYRDYVVTVRGRDTMADLIELGMVDFDVIMGMD; from the exons atggagtctagagtgcgtcggtttgtggagggcctTAGCTCcttagttattaatgaggccgcgaCAGctaccttgaattctgatatgaactatggtaagatggtggcattttctcaagccacaaagacccgcaagctgaagaatagaatggagcgagagaGTAGCAACAAGGACCGGTCAGCGGGCAACTTCAGTAGTACTACTGgtggttgtggtggtggtggtaggatAGCTTTCAAGGGAAGGTCATCAGGATCGTCCAAGTATTTTTCTCAGTCTTCAGTCAGTACACCGCCATCAGGACCCAGTGAGCAGCAGGGGAACCGTTTTAGGCCCAgccagggcaacaggggatcctaccagcagggtcggtctggtgggagatttcagcagcagcggaggcccccatgccctaggtgtgggaagatgcactttgggaCCTGCTACATGGACCagcccatatgctacgggtgtg gtatattgactgttcaatctcatAATGTGTATGCtattattgatcccggttccaccttctcctatgtcactccctatgttgctatggaatttgggatagaaccggaacagctccatgagtcgttctctgtatctactctggttggtgagtctattgtggtcgcgtgggtttatagggattatgtTGTCACAGTGCGCGGTCGAGACACCATGGCCGACcttattgaattggggatggtcgattttgatgtaataatggggatggattag